One genomic segment of Ferrimonas sp. YFM includes these proteins:
- a CDS encoding NAD(P)H-binding protein translates to MSQTAVVIGATGVVGRALVDQLSRQPNIQQVRTLTRRPAPHSSPKVDNRVIDFDHLSQYADLMKGDLLFSCLGTTRKQAGSIDAQRKVDYSYQWRVAELAAEQGVGHYLLVSSSGADPKSKSPYLKMKGELEQRVRSLPFNRISVFQPSLLLGQRSDFRAGEALAALVMPTLCLLPGLRRFRPIRGEQVAAKMVAVSQSPGHPVETFRLDEIFDYEV, encoded by the coding sequence ATGAGTCAAACCGCCGTCGTCATCGGCGCCACCGGAGTGGTGGGCCGGGCCCTGGTCGACCAACTGAGTCGTCAGCCCAATATCCAGCAGGTTCGCACCCTGACCCGACGCCCGGCCCCCCATTCCAGCCCCAAGGTGGACAACCGGGTGATCGATTTCGACCACCTCAGCCAGTACGCCGACCTGATGAAGGGGGATCTGCTGTTCTCCTGCCTGGGCACCACCAGAAAACAGGCGGGCTCCATCGACGCACAGCGAAAGGTGGATTACAGCTACCAATGGCGGGTGGCGGAACTGGCCGCAGAACAGGGGGTCGGTCATTACCTGCTGGTCTCCTCCAGCGGCGCCGACCCGAAATCCAAATCCCCCTACCTGAAGATGAAGGGAGAACTGGAGCAGCGGGTGCGCTCCCTGCCCTTTAACCGCATCAGCGTCTTCCAGCCCTCCCTGCTGCTGGGCCAGCGCAGCGATTTTCGGGCCGGGGAGGCGCTGGCGGCCCTGGTGATGCCCACCCTCTGCCTGCTGCCCGGACTGCGCCGATTCCGCCCGATACGGGGCGAGCAGGTGGCGGCCAAAATGGTGGCGGTCAGCCAGAGCCCCGGCCACCCCGTTGAGACCTTTCGCCTAGACGAGATATTTGATTATGAAGTTTGA
- the sfsA gene encoding DNA/RNA nuclease SfsA, translated as MKFDAPLKPATLIKRYKRFLADVELADGSVFTLHCANTGAMTGCATPGDTVWYSTSDNPKRKYPCSWELTETAAGHFIGINTASANTLAQEAVEGGLIPELTGYASLRREVRYGVENSRIDLLLEDERKPSCYIEVKSCTLLHQGRGYFPDAVTARGQKHLRELMEMLDQGHRAALLFLVQHTGIAQVSPADHIDPAYARLCREAADRGVEFYAVGTEISPDGITVMKPLPVLLTL; from the coding sequence ATGAAGTTTGATGCCCCCTTGAAGCCCGCCACCCTGATCAAAAGGTACAAACGATTTTTGGCGGACGTGGAGCTGGCTGACGGCAGCGTCTTTACCCTGCACTGCGCCAATACCGGTGCCATGACAGGTTGTGCCACTCCGGGCGACACCGTCTGGTACAGCACCTCGGACAACCCCAAGCGCAAATACCCCTGCAGCTGGGAGCTCACCGAAACGGCCGCAGGCCACTTCATCGGCATCAATACCGCCAGCGCCAATACCCTGGCTCAGGAAGCGGTGGAGGGAGGACTGATCCCTGAGTTGACGGGATACGCCAGCTTGAGACGAGAGGTTCGCTACGGCGTGGAGAACAGCCGGATCGATCTGCTGTTGGAAGATGAACGTAAACCTTCTTGTTACATTGAGGTCAAAAGTTGCACCCTGTTGCATCAGGGCCGGGGCTACTTCCCCGATGCGGTGACCGCCCGGGGCCAGAAGCACCTGAGGGAGCTGATGGAGATGCTAGACCAAGGTCATAGAGCCGCCCTGTTGTTTTTGGTGCAACATACAGGCATAGCCCAGGTTTCCCCGGCAGATCATATTGATCCCGCCTACGCCAGGTTGTGCAGAGAAGCCGCCGACAGGGGTGTCGAATTTTACGCCGTGGGGACTGAGATCTCGCCCGATGGCATAACTGTGATGAAGCCACTGCCCGTGCTTCTCACCCTGTGA
- the pepB gene encoding aminopeptidase PepB, whose product MSNFMKVVLTQDSAPAHWGEASLSFEGDTARIHLGDDDLGRQVQGAARKLTGQGIRRAELCGEGWTPALQWHFANGFQTAKLDGEIRWAGEAEQLQRQWQSANWLRELVNMTPEDLSPEALADRVAEKITALAPDRVKSKQWVGEALLTAGWVGIHGVGRGSERPPVLLELDYNPTGEADAPVEVALVGKGITFDSGGYSLKPSASMVAMKCDMGGAATVAGALHLAISSGLNERVKLFLCCAENLISGHAYKLGDVLTYKNGTSVEIVNTDAEGRLVLADGLMAANEAGAKRIIDAATLTGAAMVAVGDDYNALFGLHDGACADAMAAAAEVDEGLWRLPLAKFHQGKCPSAFADTANSKAQKGGGFGGASNAAGFLSRFAGEPEQGWLHFDLSACYADSANGLWAEGATGVGMLTLAKLLK is encoded by the coding sequence ATGAGCAACTTTATGAAAGTGGTCCTGACCCAGGACAGCGCCCCCGCCCACTGGGGGGAAGCCTCTCTGAGCTTCGAGGGTGACACCGCCCGCATCCACCTGGGTGACGATGACCTGGGGCGTCAGGTTCAGGGGGCCGCCCGCAAGCTAACCGGCCAGGGAATCCGCCGGGCTGAGCTGTGTGGCGAAGGCTGGACTCCCGCCCTGCAGTGGCACTTCGCCAACGGCTTCCAGACCGCCAAGCTCGATGGCGAGATTCGCTGGGCCGGCGAGGCCGAGCAGCTGCAGCGCCAGTGGCAATCCGCCAACTGGTTGCGTGAGCTGGTGAACATGACGCCGGAAGATCTCAGCCCGGAAGCCCTGGCGGACAGAGTGGCCGAGAAGATCACCGCCCTGGCCCCGGACAGGGTGAAATCCAAGCAGTGGGTGGGCGAAGCCCTGCTGACCGCCGGTTGGGTGGGCATCCATGGCGTGGGCCGCGGCTCCGAGCGCCCTCCGGTTCTGCTGGAGCTGGACTACAACCCCACTGGCGAAGCCGATGCCCCGGTTGAAGTGGCGTTGGTGGGCAAGGGCATTACCTTCGATTCCGGTGGCTACAGCCTCAAGCCCAGCGCCTCCATGGTGGCGATGAAGTGCGACATGGGCGGTGCCGCCACCGTGGCCGGTGCCCTGCACCTGGCCATCAGCTCCGGCCTGAACGAGAGAGTGAAACTGTTCCTCTGCTGCGCCGAGAACCTGATCTCCGGTCACGCCTACAAGCTGGGTGACGTCCTCACTTACAAAAACGGCACCAGTGTTGAGATCGTCAACACCGATGCCGAGGGTCGCCTGGTGCTGGCCGACGGCCTGATGGCCGCCAATGAGGCCGGTGCCAAGCGCATCATCGATGCGGCCACCTTGACCGGTGCCGCCATGGTGGCGGTGGGTGATGACTATAACGCCCTGTTCGGTCTCCATGATGGCGCCTGTGCCGATGCCATGGCCGCCGCTGCCGAGGTGGATGAGGGTCTGTGGCGTCTGCCCCTGGCCAAGTTCCATCAGGGCAAGTGCCCCTCTGCCTTCGCAGACACCGCCAACTCCAAGGCGCAGAAGGGCGGTGGCTTCGGTGGTGCCTCCAATGCGGCGGGCTTCCTGAGCCGATTCGCCGGTGAGCCTGAACAGGGCTGGCTGCACTTCGACCTGTCCGCCTGCTACGCAGACTCCGCCAATGGCCTGTGGGCCGAAGGCGCCACCGGTGTGGGCATGCTGACTCTGGCCAAGCTGCTTAAGTAA